A segment of the Allosaccharopolyspora coralli genome:
GCTTTGTTCCACGGTGTCGACGAACGCGTCCCCGTGGACGCGCTGCGCTTCGGCACGCGCGTTCTCGACCGCTTCATCCGCACCAGCTGACCGGGGCTCGCAACGACGAAAGGCCCGCTCACGTCTCGGCGAGTGCGTCGGCCTTCTCCTGCCTGAGTTGATCCTGCACCGCGTTCGTGGTGCGCAACGGAACCTCCTTGATTCCGGCGATGGCGACCAGCGACAGCGCGGCGAGCACGGACGCGACGAGGAAGATCGTGGCGGTCCCGTCGCCGTAGGCCCCGCGCACGATGTCGGCGAGCACCGGGGGAAGTCGGTCGAGGGAACCGATGCCGACGGTGCCCTCGCCCCCACCAGGCGGAACGGGCACTCCCAGTGCGGCCAACCCGCTCGCGATGGACTCGGTCACGCGGGTCGCCAGGACGGCGCCGAGCACCGAGACACCAACGGTGCCGCCGAGTGACCGGAAGAACGCCACCATCGAACTCGCCGCACCGAGATCGGACGAGTCCACGGTGTTCTGCACGGCGAGCACCAGGTTCTGCATCAGCATGCCCATCCCGAGCCCCATGAGGACGAGGTACGAACCGAGCAGCACCATGTTCGTGCGGTGATCGATCGTGCCGAGCAGCGCGAACGAAACAGACAGCAGCACGCTGCCGGCGAGTAGGAACCCCTTCCACCGCCCGAAACGAGTGATCAACGCCCCGGAACCGGCCGAGCCCACCATCGAACCGACGACCATCGGCAACGTGAGCAGGCCTGCCGCTGTCGGCGAGTAGCCTCGCGCGACCTGGAAGTACTGCCCGAGGAACACGGCGCCGCCGAACATCGCCGTTCCTACAGCGACACTCGCCAACGTTGCCAACGTCGTGGTGCGGTCGCGGAACAAGCGGAGCGGGATGATCGGCTCCGCAGCCCGGGTTTCGGCCACCACCGCGAGCGCCAGCGACACGACACCGAGCGCGAGCATCGTCCACGACGTGCGCGAACCCCATGCGAATTCGCTGCCGGCGAGAGTCACCCAGATCAGCAGCGTCGACACGCCACCCGCGATGAGCACCGCACCCGGGTAGTCGATGCGAACCTCGCGCTTGACCACGGGCAGGTTCAGCGTGCGCTGGACGACGACCAGCGCCACCACGGCCAGGGGCACACCGGCGAAGAAGCACCAGCGCCAGCCGAGCGCACTGTCGACGATGACACCGCCCAGCAGCGGGCCCGCGACCGTCGCCACCGACATCACGGCGGCGATCGGTCACATGTACTTGCCACGCTCGCGTGGGCTGATCATCGCCGCGACGACGATGACCACCAGCGACTGCAGTCCCCCGAGACCGAGTCCCTGGAACGCGCGCCAGGCGATGAGGGTGTCCATGGACTGCGCAAGGCCCGCCGCGATCGAGCCGAGGGTGAAGACGCTGATCGCCACCTGCACCAGCAGTTTCTTGCTCACCAGGTCCGCGAGCTTGCCCCAGATCGGCGTGCTCGCCGTGGACGCCAGCAGCGTGGCGGTCACCACCCACGTGTACTGGTCCTGGCTGCCGTTGAGCTCGGTGGTGATCGTCGGCAACGCGGTGGAGACGACGGTCGACGACAGCAGCGCGGTCATCATCGCCAGCAACATTCCTACGAGTGCCCGGATGACCTGGGCATGCGTCATGCGGCCGGACTCTTCGGCCGTGGGGGCGTCCTCCCCGGTCTCGGCGCCGGGCGGCCCAGCGTTGGACATGAACGATCCCCCGAAAATGAACGAAAGTGCGCACTCGACTCCGGAGACAACGTGCCGCGACGCACGCAGGTCGATGTACACCGCAACCATATCGATGATGGTTGCTTTACGCAACTATTTCGAGCGTAGTCGCCCGTCAACAGCGTGACGCCGGGAGGAACTCACGCAGCAGCCGGGCGACCGCGCCCGGCGCTTCGACAGTCGGCGAGTGCCCCGCATCCGGGAGGATTTCGACGCGAGCGCCTGCTGCCGCATAGCGATCGGCGGAACGAGCGCCGTAGAACCGGTCGCGGGAACCCAGGATCGCAAAGGACGGCAGCCCGGTCCGCGCCAGCTGCACGTCGAGTGGGCACGTGGCCATTCGGTCGCGGCGCTCGGTCAGCACCACCCTGAACATGCCCGGATGCATCGCGCGGTGGTCGAGATACGTCTGCTCGTCCAGCGCGGCCCCGGGTCGGAATCCCGGCGCGAAAGCATAAGCCGCGACGGTCCGCACCACGGGTCGCGGCGCCATGCGATGAGCGAAGGCTCCGAGGAACCTCTGTGCCATCAAGGCGTTCCCCGGCGGGAAAGTCGCTCCCTCGTAGTCCGGCGCCTGCGCGACGACGACCACTTCGCCGATTCGGCGGGAGCGCTCGGCAAGCGCGATCGCGACGTCGGCACCGAACGAGTGCCCGACCGCCGCCGCCCCGTCGACACCGAGTACCCCCAGGACCACCTCCACCATTCGAGCCTGTTCGCCGGCGTCGGCGGGTTCTCCACCGGTACTACCGTGGCCGAGCAGATCCACCCGGATCACCCGATACCGGTCGGCGAGCAAGGGCGTCAGCCGATCGAACCACTGCAACGACGCGCTGAAGCCGTGGAGCAACACCACCGGCTTGCCTTGTCTGCTCCCGTCCTCGCGGACGTGCACGCTCCTGCCGCCCGCGGTGAGGATTCTCCCGAGGCGCGGGCGCACCGGCATCAGGACAACCCGTGTTTGCGGGCGACGATCCGCTCCACCACCGAGCGAGGCACCAGCCGACGCAGGGCGAACACGAACGGCGCGTTGCTGCCGACGGCGTACAGCGAGCGGGGCTTGCCTGCGT
Coding sequences within it:
- a CDS encoding alpha/beta fold hydrolase; protein product: MPVRPRLGRILTAGGRSVHVREDGSRQGKPVVLLHGFSASLQWFDRLTPLLADRYRVIRVDLLGHGSTGGEPADAGEQARMVEVVLGVLGVDGAAAVGHSFGADVAIALAERSRRIGEVVVVAQAPDYEGATFPPGNALMAQRFLGAFAHRMAPRPVVRTVAAYAFAPGFRPGAALDEQTYLDHRAMHPGMFRVVLTERRDRMATCPLDVQLARTGLPSFAILGSRDRFYGARSADRYAAAGARVEILPDAGHSPTVEAPGAVARLLREFLPASRC